From a single Pseudomonas triticicola genomic region:
- a CDS encoding Na+/H+ antiporter subunit G, translating to MNAELSLWVEIPVAVLLVLSGVFTLLGATGLLRMKDYFQRMHPPALASTIGAWCVALASIICFSALKSGPVVHAWLIPILLAITVPVTTLLLARAALFRKRMAGDDVPAEVSSRQTESGN from the coding sequence ATGAATGCCGAATTGTCTTTATGGGTCGAGATTCCGGTGGCGGTGCTGCTGGTGCTCAGCGGCGTGTTTACCCTGCTGGGTGCAACCGGATTGCTGCGGATGAAGGATTACTTCCAGCGTATGCATCCGCCAGCGCTGGCGTCGACAATCGGTGCCTGGTGTGTGGCACTGGCGTCGATCATTTGCTTCTCAGCGCTGAAGTCCGGGCCAGTGGTGCATGCCTGGCTGATTCCGATTCTGTTGGCGATCACCGTGCCAGTGACCACCCTGCTGCTGGCGCGGGCGGCGTTGTTCCGCAAGCGGATGGCCGGGGATGATGTGCCGGCTGAGGTGAGCAGTCGTCAGACTGAAAGTGGTAATTGA
- a CDS encoding DUF2789 family protein → MELPTELNLTTLFEQLGLPSDEASINDFVEAHPLDPDTKLIDADFWSPQQAQLLKEWLRADGEEAPIVDELNVRLHRGK, encoded by the coding sequence ATGGAACTGCCAACCGAGCTTAACCTGACCACCCTTTTCGAACAGCTGGGCCTGCCCTCGGATGAGGCGTCGATAAATGACTTTGTCGAAGCACATCCGCTGGATCCGGACACTAAACTCATCGATGCCGACTTCTGGTCACCCCAGCAGGCGCAATTACTCAAGGAATGGCTGCGGGCCGATGGCGAAGAAGCGCCGATCGTCGATGAGCTGAACGTACGTTTGCATCGCGGCAAGTAA
- a CDS encoding Na+/H+ antiporter subunit E translates to MNRLFPAPWLSLALWILWLTLNLSVSPGNLLLGAALGFAAPLMMRKLRPKRARIRNPIAILRLFFLVGRDVIMSNLIVAWGVVNAGRRPPNSCFIKVPLDLRDAHGLAALAMICTVVPGTVWSELALDRSVLLLHVWDLHDEAQFIEHFKSTYERPLMEIFE, encoded by the coding sequence ATGAATCGATTGTTCCCGGCACCGTGGTTATCGCTGGCCCTGTGGATTCTGTGGCTGACCCTGAACCTGTCCGTCAGCCCGGGCAATCTGCTGCTCGGTGCCGCGCTGGGTTTCGCTGCGCCGCTGATGATGCGCAAATTGCGGCCGAAACGTGCGCGCATCCGCAACCCCATCGCCATCCTGCGTCTGTTCTTCCTGGTCGGCCGCGACGTCATCATGTCCAACCTGATCGTCGCCTGGGGCGTAGTCAACGCCGGACGTCGTCCGCCCAACTCATGCTTTATCAAAGTGCCGCTGGATCTGCGCGATGCTCATGGTCTGGCGGCACTGGCAATGATCTGCACCGTGGTGCCCGGTACCGTATGGTCAGAACTGGCGCTGGACCGCAGCGTTCTGTTGCTGCACGTCTGGGATCTGCACGACGAAGCGCAGTTCATCGAGCACTTCAAAAGTACTTACGAGCGACCGTTGATGGAGATTTTCGAATGA
- a CDS encoding glutathione S-transferase: MKLIGMLDSPYVRRVAISAKCLGIDLEHESVSVFRHFERFQQINPVVKAPTLILDDGVVLMDSTLILDYLEASSGKSLLPSDLKQRAQALRMIGLSLAACEKAVQLYYERNLRPADIQYQPWVERVEGQLAAAFTALEKELEHSDLPVDGSLAQTGISLAVAWSFTELVVPDQIDAARFARIAEYTAYAEGTDAFISTPMN, translated from the coding sequence ATGAAACTGATCGGCATGCTCGACTCTCCCTATGTGCGCCGCGTAGCAATCTCCGCCAAATGCCTGGGGATCGACCTCGAACACGAGTCGGTCTCGGTGTTCCGCCATTTTGAGCGATTCCAGCAGATCAACCCGGTGGTCAAAGCGCCCACGCTGATCCTCGATGACGGCGTGGTCCTGATGGACTCGACCCTCATCCTCGATTACCTCGAAGCCAGCTCCGGCAAAAGCCTGCTGCCAAGCGATCTCAAACAACGCGCCCAGGCCCTGCGCATGATCGGCCTGAGCCTCGCCGCCTGCGAAAAAGCCGTGCAGCTTTACTACGAACGCAACCTGCGCCCGGCCGACATTCAATATCAGCCGTGGGTCGAACGCGTCGAAGGCCAGCTCGCCGCCGCGTTTACCGCACTGGAAAAAGAACTTGAACACAGTGACTTGCCTGTCGACGGCTCCCTCGCCCAGACCGGCATCAGCCTGGCGGTTGCCTGGAGCTTCACCGAACTCGTCGTACCCGATCAGATCGACGCAGCACGCTTTGCGCGTATCGCCGAGTACACCGCCTACGCAGAAGGCACCGATGCGTTCATCAGCACACCGATGAACTGA
- a CDS encoding DNA alkylation repair protein, with amino-acid sequence MSSTDTAAPALKEIFNAERLQHIADEMSAVYPAFKAKAFLKHAQDGLAELSVMQRMARVSESLHAVLPLDYEDSLEVLFELAPRLNSGFVSMCLPHYVASYGAHAFDTSMDALKYFTTFGSSEFAIRYFLRSDLERSLERMHDWTHDENHHVRRLASEGSRPRLPWSFRLEAVQADPLLAAGILDRLKADESLYVRKSVANHLNDVTKVHPEWVLDTIEGWSLDNKHTAWIAKHALRSLIKQGDVRALTVIGAGAKAEVELLDVRVEPAVVRLGEAITLSFTVKSMVAHEQRLVIDYAIEYVKANGGVSRKVFKLKTLGLAGFGTEVVRRNQVIKDFTTRKHFDGRHGVQVMANGEVLGSAAFEVLI; translated from the coding sequence ATGAGCTCCACCGACACCGCCGCCCCGGCGTTAAAGGAAATCTTCAACGCCGAGCGCTTGCAGCACATCGCTGACGAAATGAGCGCGGTGTACCCGGCGTTCAAGGCCAAGGCGTTTCTCAAACACGCCCAGGACGGACTCGCTGAACTGTCAGTAATGCAACGCATGGCGCGTGTCAGCGAAAGCCTGCATGCCGTGCTGCCGCTGGACTACGAAGATTCCCTCGAAGTGCTGTTCGAACTCGCGCCACGGCTGAACAGCGGATTCGTCAGCATGTGCCTGCCGCATTACGTCGCGAGCTACGGCGCCCATGCGTTCGATACCTCCATGGATGCCCTGAAATACTTCACCACCTTCGGCTCCTCAGAATTCGCCATCCGCTACTTTTTGCGCAGCGACCTCGAGCGCTCGCTGGAACGAATGCATGATTGGACCCACGACGAAAACCACCACGTCCGCCGCCTAGCCAGCGAAGGCAGCCGCCCTCGCCTGCCATGGTCGTTTCGCCTGGAAGCGGTGCAGGCGGATCCGCTGCTGGCCGCCGGGATACTGGATCGGTTGAAGGCGGACGAGAGCTTGTACGTGCGCAAGTCGGTGGCGAATCATTTGAATGATGTAACGAAAGTGCATCCGGAGTGGGTGCTGGACACGATTGAAGGTTGGTCGCTGGACAACAAGCACACGGCCTGGATTGCCAAGCATGCGTTGCGCAGTTTGATCAAGCAGGGCGACGTGCGCGCGCTGACGGTAATTGGCGCAGGGGCGAAGGCTGAGGTTGAGTTGTTGGATGTGCGGGTCGAGCCTGCGGTGGTGAGGTTGGGGGAAGCGATTACTTTGTCGTTTACGGTGAAGTCCATGGTGGCGCACGAGCAAAGGCTGGTGATTGATTATGCGATTGAGTATGTGAAGGCGAATGGCGGGGTTTCGAGGAAGGTTTTCAAGTTGAAGACTCTGGGATTAGCGGGGTTCGGGACTGAGGTAGTGCGACGGAATCAAGTCATCAAGGATTTTACGACGCGCAAGCATTTTGACGGGCGACATGGGGTGCAGGTGATGGCTAATGGGGAGGTGTTGGGGAGTGCGGCGTTTGAGGTTTTGATTTGA
- a CDS encoding monovalent cation/H+ antiporter subunit D, protein MMAMTHLIAAPILLPLLTAAIMLMLGEKHRPLKAKINLFSSLLGLFISVMLLQWTQTTGVPGSIGVYLPGNWQAPFGIVLVVDRLSALMLVLTGIIGVSALLFAMARWDGAGSSFHALFQIQLMGLYGAFLTADLFNLFVFFEVLLAASYGLLLHGSGRARVSSGLHYISINLLASSLFLIGAALIYGVTGTLNMADLAMKIPLVPEADRGLLHAGAGILAVAFLAKAGMWPLNFWLVPAYSSASAPVAAMFAIMTKVGVYTLLRLWTLLFSGQAGASAFFGGDWLIYGGMATMACAGLAIIAAQRLERMASLSILVSAGILLSAIGFAQPNLIGAALFYLVSSTLALSALFMLAELIERSRSANEIPLEDESELLPRPQESLQPPKGINLDDEQKAVVGQVIPWTMAFLGLSFIACALLIIGMPPLSGFIGKLSLIGALLNPLGLGTAAPLPPGAWGLLALLILTGLASLMAFSRLGIQRFWTPEERPSPLLRKLECAPIFLLLGLSIVLTFKAESLLRYTQATADALNNPQQYVLAVLGTRAVPSPQARADMLEVQP, encoded by the coding sequence GAAAATCAATCTGTTCTCCAGCCTCCTCGGCCTGTTCATTTCAGTGATGCTGTTGCAATGGACGCAGACCACCGGCGTCCCCGGCTCCATCGGCGTGTACCTGCCGGGCAACTGGCAGGCACCGTTTGGCATCGTCCTGGTGGTTGATCGCCTGTCGGCACTGATGCTGGTGCTGACCGGAATCATCGGCGTCAGCGCCCTGCTGTTTGCCATGGCCCGCTGGGACGGTGCCGGGTCGAGTTTCCACGCACTGTTCCAGATTCAATTGATGGGCCTGTATGGCGCGTTCCTGACGGCGGATCTGTTCAACCTGTTCGTGTTCTTCGAAGTGTTGCTCGCCGCATCCTACGGCTTGTTGCTGCACGGCTCGGGCCGGGCGCGGGTGTCGTCGGGGTTACATTACATTTCGATCAACCTGCTGGCATCGTCACTGTTTTTGATCGGCGCTGCGTTGATCTACGGGGTGACCGGCACGCTGAACATGGCCGATCTGGCGATGAAGATCCCGCTGGTGCCGGAAGCCGATCGTGGCCTGCTGCATGCTGGCGCGGGAATTCTTGCGGTAGCGTTTCTGGCCAAGGCTGGCATGTGGCCGCTGAATTTCTGGCTGGTGCCGGCCTATTCCTCGGCCAGCGCGCCGGTGGCGGCGATGTTTGCGATCATGACCAAGGTCGGCGTCTACACCCTCCTGCGCCTGTGGACCCTGCTGTTTTCTGGTCAGGCCGGCGCCTCGGCATTCTTCGGCGGCGACTGGCTGATTTACGGCGGCATGGCGACCATGGCTTGCGCAGGGCTGGCGATTATCGCCGCGCAACGCCTGGAGCGCATGGCCAGCCTGAGCATTCTGGTGTCGGCAGGGATCCTGCTCTCGGCGATCGGCTTCGCCCAGCCGAACCTGATCGGCGCTGCGCTGTTCTATCTGGTCAGCTCGACCCTGGCGCTGAGCGCATTGTTCATGCTCGCCGAACTGATCGAGCGCTCGCGCTCGGCCAACGAGATTCCCCTCGAGGACGAAAGCGAACTGCTGCCGCGTCCACAGGAATCGCTGCAACCGCCCAAGGGCATCAACCTCGACGACGAGCAGAAAGCCGTGGTCGGCCAAGTCATCCCCTGGACCATGGCCTTTCTCGGTTTGAGCTTCATTGCCTGCGCGCTGTTGATCATCGGCATGCCACCGCTGTCCGGGTTCATCGGCAAGCTCAGCCTGATCGGGGCATTGCTCAACCCGTTGGGACTTGGCACTGCGGCGCCGCTGCCTCCCGGCGCATGGGGATTGCTGGCCCTGTTGATCCTGACCGGTCTGGCTTCCCTCATGGCCTTCTCTCGCCTGGGTATCCAGCGCTTTTGGACGCCGGAGGAGCGCCCATCACCACTGCTGCGCAAACTCGAATGCGCGCCGATATTTCTGCTGCTCGGGCTGAGCATTGTCCTGACGTTCAAGGCTGAATCGCTGTTGCGCTACACCCAGGCTACGGCCGATGCGCTGAACAATCCGCAGCAATACGTGCTGGCGGTGCTTGGCACTCGGGCAGTGCCGAGCCCGCAAGCCAGAGCCGACATGCTCGAGGTGCAGCCATGA
- a CDS encoding K+/H+ antiporter subunit F: MSPLLSNAILLTLFLYCVAMVLTLVRLFKGPSAQDRVLALDYLYIVAMLMMLTLGIRYASDTYFEAALLIALFGFVGSFALAKFLLRGEVIE, translated from the coding sequence ATGAGCCCATTGCTGTCGAATGCGATTCTGCTGACGCTGTTTCTGTACTGCGTGGCGATGGTGCTGACCCTGGTGCGCCTGTTCAAAGGCCCGTCAGCTCAGGATCGGGTACTGGCGCTGGATTACCTGTATATCGTCGCGATGCTGATGATGCTGACCCTGGGCATTCGTTACGCCAGTGATACCTACTTCGAAGCGGCGCTGCTGATCGCGCTGTTCGGCTTCGTCGGCTCGTTTGCCTTGGCGAAATTCCTGCTGCGTGGCGAGGTGATCGAATGA
- a CDS encoding TraR/DksA family transcriptional regulator encodes MTKDKLLAMPADDYMNAEQHAFFTELLQNMKVETHERIEQNRIAIESLDTPADPADAASVEEERTWLVNAIDRDQRMLPQLEQALERIKDDSFGWCDDSGEAIGLKRLLISPTTKYCIEAQERHEQIDKHQRQA; translated from the coding sequence ATGACAAAGGACAAGTTGCTGGCTATGCCGGCAGATGACTACATGAATGCAGAGCAACACGCTTTCTTCACTGAGCTGTTGCAGAACATGAAAGTCGAAACCCACGAGCGCATTGAGCAAAACCGTATCGCCATCGAAAGCCTGGACACCCCGGCTGACCCGGCGGACGCGGCTTCGGTTGAAGAAGAGCGCACCTGGCTGGTCAACGCGATCGATCGCGACCAGCGCATGCTGCCTCAGTTGGAACAAGCTCTTGAGCGCATCAAGGACGACAGCTTTGGCTGGTGCGACGACAGCGGTGAGGCCATCGGCCTGAAGCGCCTGCTGATCAGCCCGACCACCAAGTACTGCATCGAAGCTCAAGAGCGTCACGAGCAGATCGACAAGCACCAGCGTCAGGCCTGA
- a CDS encoding DUF3995 domain-containing protein: protein MTFVLAQWLVTVFAAIGLMHVYWALGGQWAAAVVVPQVPVSGFVATVRPAFKPSGWLTLAVAAALLIIAALVCMRVGWGVPAVQHKALQWVISAIALLMFARAIGDSNLVGFFKEVKDSRFARLDTWVYSPLCALLGAGLLAVAWV, encoded by the coding sequence ATGACCTTTGTGTTGGCTCAATGGCTGGTGACTGTGTTCGCGGCAATCGGCCTGATGCATGTGTATTGGGCGTTGGGTGGGCAATGGGCGGCTGCGGTGGTGGTGCCGCAGGTGCCGGTGTCGGGCTTCGTCGCCACGGTACGCCCGGCCTTCAAGCCCTCAGGCTGGCTGACGCTGGCAGTCGCCGCTGCGCTGCTGATAATTGCGGCGCTGGTTTGTATGCGGGTCGGTTGGGGCGTGCCGGCGGTGCAGCACAAGGCACTGCAATGGGTGATCAGCGCGATCGCGTTGCTGATGTTTGCTCGGGCGATCGGTGATTCGAATCTGGTCGGGTTCTTCAAGGAAGTGAAGGATTCGCGATTTGCGCGGCTGGATACTTGGGTGTATTCGCCGTTGTGTGCGCTGCTGGGGGCGGGGTTGTTGGCGGTGGCCTGGGTTTGA
- a CDS encoding methyl-accepting chemotaxis protein, translated as MIATEQATSQLCRDALDAASQAHHSSAAGRSELLDSISRMQQLSQRANASRELIEALSVRSDDIQRVTLVIQSIASQTNLLALNAAIEAARAGEHGRGFAVVADEVRGLAARTAAATGEVGEMVADIQQRTAQVVGQIRELSSDLHTGVEQVEHTGQHLENIARLAAGVETQVSEIARGAQTNREQLDALFIAIEQMRSDLAISDQQTRRLADAAVQMEGQAETISERLAEVGLDDYHQRIYDLAREGASQIAARFEADVEQGRISLDDLFDRSYQLIPGTEPAKFQTRFDRYTDQVLPAIQEPLLARHEGLVFAIACTQQGYVPTHNQAFSQPLTGDVQVDTVNNRTKRKFADRTGIRCGSHQQPVLLQTYTRDTGELMHDLSVPIMIKGRHWGGLRLGYKPENPR; from the coding sequence ATGATCGCCACCGAGCAGGCGACTTCACAGCTCTGTCGCGACGCGCTGGACGCCGCCAGCCAAGCGCATCACAGCAGCGCGGCGGGGCGCAGCGAACTGCTCGACTCGATTTCGCGCATGCAGCAACTCAGTCAGCGCGCCAACGCCAGCCGCGAATTGATCGAGGCCCTGAGTGTGCGCAGCGACGACATTCAGCGGGTGACACTGGTGATCCAGTCGATTGCCAGCCAGACCAACCTGTTGGCGTTGAACGCTGCGATTGAAGCAGCCCGGGCCGGTGAGCATGGTCGCGGTTTCGCTGTGGTCGCCGACGAGGTGCGCGGACTGGCCGCGCGTACGGCGGCGGCCACGGGTGAGGTCGGTGAGATGGTCGCTGACATTCAGCAACGCACCGCGCAAGTGGTGGGGCAGATTCGCGAGTTGTCGAGCGATCTGCACACCGGCGTCGAACAGGTCGAGCACACCGGTCAGCATCTGGAAAACATCGCGCGACTTGCCGCCGGAGTGGAAACCCAGGTCAGCGAAATCGCCCGTGGCGCGCAAACCAATCGCGAGCAGCTTGACGCGCTGTTCATCGCCATCGAGCAAATGCGTAGCGATCTGGCGATCAGCGATCAGCAGACCCGCCGCCTCGCCGACGCTGCGGTGCAGATGGAAGGGCAGGCGGAAACTATCAGCGAGCGCTTGGCCGAGGTCGGCCTGGATGACTATCACCAACGTATCTACGACTTGGCCCGTGAAGGTGCGAGCCAGATTGCCGCGCGTTTCGAAGCGGATGTTGAACAGGGGCGGATCAGCCTGGATGACCTGTTCGATCGCAGCTACCAGCTGATTCCGGGCACCGAACCAGCCAAATTTCAAACCCGCTTTGATCGATACACCGATCAGGTCTTGCCGGCGATTCAAGAACCTTTATTGGCGCGTCATGAAGGGCTGGTTTTTGCGATTGCCTGCACGCAGCAGGGTTATGTACCGACGCACAACCAGGCATTCAGCCAGCCATTGACCGGCGATGTGCAGGTCGACACGGTAAATAACCGCACCAAACGCAAATTCGCTGACCGCACCGGTATCCGCTGCGGCAGCCATCAGCAACCGGTGCTGTTGCAGACTTACACGCGCGATACGGGTGAGCTGATGCATGATTTATCGGTGCCGATCATGATCAAGGGCCGCCACTGGGGCGGGTTGCGTCTGGGCTATAAACCTGAGAATCCGCGCTGA
- a CDS encoding ABC transporter substrate-binding protein: MNGFRRLLAASVATFGLLTSAQSPQAAQAPIHFADLNWESGSLITEVLRVIVEKGYGLPTDTLPGTTITLETALANNDIQVIGEEWAGRSPVWVKAEAEGKVVGLGDTVKGATEGWWVPEYVIKGDPAKGIKPLAPDLRSVTDLKKYKDVFKDPESPGKGRFLNSPIGWTSEVVNKQKLTAYGLQDDYTNFRSGSGAALDAEISSSIRRGKPVLFYYWSPTPLLGKFKLVQLEEPPFDAEAWKTLTDADNPNPKPTRSLASKLSIGVSTPFQKQNPQIAEFFSKVDFPIEPLNKALAEMSDKHTAPREAAVAFMKAHPDVWQAWLPKDVADKVTADLK; encoded by the coding sequence ATGAACGGATTTCGACGGTTACTGGCCGCCAGCGTGGCCACCTTTGGTTTGCTGACGTCAGCGCAATCGCCGCAGGCGGCACAGGCGCCGATCCACTTTGCCGATCTGAACTGGGAAAGCGGCAGCCTGATCACCGAGGTGCTGCGGGTGATCGTCGAGAAAGGCTACGGCTTGCCGACCGATACCTTGCCGGGTACCACCATTACCCTTGAGACCGCGCTGGCCAACAATGACATCCAGGTGATTGGCGAGGAGTGGGCCGGGCGCAGTCCGGTCTGGGTCAAGGCCGAAGCCGAGGGGAAGGTCGTCGGTCTGGGCGATACGGTAAAGGGCGCCACTGAAGGCTGGTGGGTGCCGGAATACGTGATCAAGGGCGACCCGGCCAAAGGCATCAAACCGTTGGCGCCGGATCTGCGCAGTGTCACTGATCTGAAGAAATACAAGGACGTGTTCAAGGACCCGGAAAGCCCGGGCAAAGGGCGTTTCCTCAACAGCCCGATCGGCTGGACCTCGGAAGTGGTAAACAAGCAGAAGCTCACGGCGTATGGCTTGCAGGACGACTACACCAACTTCCGCAGCGGTTCCGGCGCTGCGCTGGATGCAGAGATCAGCTCTTCGATCCGTCGCGGCAAACCAGTGCTGTTCTATTACTGGTCGCCGACGCCACTGCTTGGCAAATTCAAATTGGTGCAACTGGAAGAGCCGCCGTTCGATGCCGAGGCGTGGAAGACGCTGACAGACGCCGATAATCCCAATCCGAAACCAACCCGCTCGCTGGCATCGAAACTGTCGATTGGCGTGTCTACGCCGTTTCAAAAGCAGAACCCGCAAATTGCCGAATTCTTCAGCAAGGTCGATTTTCCCATCGAGCCACTGAACAAGGCATTGGCGGAGATGAGTGACAAGCACACCGCGCCTCGTGAGGCGGCGGTCGCGTTCATGAAGGCGCATCCGGATGTGTGGCAGGCGTGGCTGCCCAAGGATGTGGCCGACAAGGTGACGGCTGATCTGAAATAA
- a CDS encoding MurR/RpiR family transcriptional regulator, with the protein MPRPALPAADEISFASSPVNAERLLQMISEEYDALPRQLKRVASYISQQSERIMVERISDIARECEVHPSAIVRFSQRFGFSGFSEMQALFRQAWTHKTTPAQNYQQRIRSLIANNSQTANSGDLARECIDATLSGIERLGRELDEVAFDTAVDLIVNADDIYVVGVRRSFAVADYLVYNLQHTQKRIHLVSGIGGSYREQMRSVRANDLVIAISFVPYAKETQHCLRFARQQKANTLIITDSPLSPLAKLANSVLLVNEGSALAFRSLSATLCLCQALFVAVAYRLGLNVDEIHEQAGFDD; encoded by the coding sequence ATGCCCCGCCCCGCTCTGCCGGCCGCAGACGAAATTTCCTTCGCCAGCTCGCCGGTCAACGCCGAGCGCCTGCTGCAAATGATCAGCGAAGAGTACGACGCCCTGCCGCGCCAGCTCAAACGCGTCGCCAGCTACATCAGCCAGCAGAGCGAGCGAATCATGGTCGAGCGCATCAGCGACATCGCCCGCGAGTGCGAAGTGCATCCGTCAGCGATTGTGCGTTTCTCGCAACGTTTCGGGTTCAGCGGCTTCAGCGAGATGCAGGCGCTGTTCCGCCAGGCCTGGACGCACAAAACCACGCCAGCGCAAAACTATCAGCAACGCATCCGCAGCCTGATCGCCAACAACTCGCAGACCGCCAACAGCGGCGACCTGGCCCGCGAGTGCATCGACGCAACGCTCTCGGGCATCGAACGCTTGGGCCGCGAACTGGACGAGGTGGCGTTCGATACAGCCGTCGATCTCATCGTCAATGCCGACGACATTTATGTTGTCGGGGTCCGCCGTTCGTTCGCCGTCGCCGATTATCTGGTTTACAACTTGCAACATACGCAGAAACGCATTCATCTGGTTTCCGGCATCGGCGGCAGCTATCGCGAGCAAATGCGCAGCGTGCGCGCCAACGACCTGGTCATCGCCATCAGTTTTGTGCCCTACGCCAAGGAAACCCAACACTGCCTGCGCTTCGCCCGGCAACAAAAGGCCAATACCCTGATCATCACCGACAGCCCTCTGTCGCCATTGGCGAAACTTGCCAATAGCGTGTTGCTGGTCAATGAAGGCAGTGCGCTGGCCTTTCGTTCGCTAAGTGCGACGCTGTGTTTGTGCCAGGCGCTGTTTGTGGCGGTGGCGTATCGGCTGGGCTTGAACGTCGATGAAATTCACGAGCAGGCCGGATTCGATGACTGA
- a CDS encoding DUF2931 family protein, which yields MKLFTALLCTLFVAGCNADPLSAKNDPKSPWWELGFTEPNYMKVWVEDTAVEDIKGKTFLRTGGGSASGGQPEDGTESARGWDGVGASAKAVVGADLPKRIFVRWQSIVEPQTYRAWVDIPEEARQMMRASVAQRCAKTPERRSTYISSVYLGLAPGGVVQVWVRDSCHHPVKVARAQAEIEPLGPSQGKNQGRYAYPVSEKSKRYIEKFGIPYGSW from the coding sequence ATGAAGTTATTTACAGCACTGCTGTGTACGCTTTTTGTGGCTGGTTGTAATGCAGACCCGCTGTCAGCAAAAAACGACCCTAAATCCCCTTGGTGGGAACTCGGTTTCACCGAACCCAACTACATGAAGGTCTGGGTTGAAGACACTGCTGTGGAAGATATAAAGGGAAAAACATTTCTGCGTACCGGTGGTGGATCGGCATCGGGCGGGCAACCTGAAGACGGCACCGAATCGGCCCGTGGTTGGGACGGAGTGGGCGCGTCCGCAAAAGCCGTGGTCGGCGCTGATCTCCCAAAAAGAATTTTTGTTCGCTGGCAGTCCATCGTAGAGCCTCAAACTTATCGGGCTTGGGTAGATATACCCGAAGAAGCCAGGCAAATGATGCGGGCTTCGGTCGCGCAGCGCTGCGCGAAAACACCAGAGCGGCGGAGTACCTATATTTCATCGGTCTATCTGGGCCTGGCGCCTGGCGGCGTTGTGCAGGTTTGGGTCAGAGACTCATGCCACCATCCTGTAAAAGTCGCCAGAGCCCAGGCGGAGATCGAGCCTTTAGGGCCGAGTCAGGGTAAGAACCAAGGACGCTACGCCTATCCCGTCAGCGAAAAGTCCAAGCGCTATATCGAGAAATTCGGCATTCCGTACGGAAGTTGGTAA